A stretch of the Cherax quadricarinatus isolate ZL_2023a chromosome 80, ASM3850222v1, whole genome shotgun sequence genome encodes the following:
- the LOC138855084 gene encoding uncharacterized protein: protein MDSLDFWLKAGKEMGFTGQSLDSYITAKMAIEEKKEQERLAREEKRLAREEKKEQERLAREEKKEQERLAREDKIEQERIAREDRVQAREVAFKMKEIELEQLRLELEAKKVELSKQKIDEGVLEYPSQEPNIRMPQIPPFSEQDDIAAYITRFESTATLCDWPVDSWATRLGLLLSGSALNVYSTLPSDVISSYSLLKKAILQAFKKTTHHYRSEFRHIKITPHQNYMQFLTTLFRLFDSWIDSAEVDHDFESLRDLMVRDQFLSSVNSDLRIFIKERNVHTAAEMAQAADIYACAHNNYPKERSRYKPVVPKQSEGSKPSVPKNSTAFTVKCFNCNEWGHRRPDCPRKKGENVGKCFTESNINAPFSEGTVNGMNVSTILRDTGCSCIVISSKLFPNLDSSRYKSTKLTDYLGRSDSFPTVRCFVRCKWFSGWVDAVVAPITSCSVLVGNIQGATFPSEKDCLEFGVSKEGLEPNISVSSQIVPDEIQLGNLNQRADGYKTPVTPLVSQSLELDNADASGKLRVAQSIQQLDSINVVTRAQSKLCSWRGLPG, encoded by the coding sequence atggattctttagatttctggttgaaagctggaaaggaaatgggatttactggacaaagccttgatagttacattactgctaaaatggctattgaagagaaaaaggaacaggaaagactagctcgagaggagaaaagactagctcgtgaagagaaaaaggaacaggaaagactagctcgagaagagaaaaaggaacaggaaagactagctcgggaggataaaatcgaacaggaaaggatagctagagaagatagagttcaggcaagagaggtagccttcaaaatgaaggaaattgagtTAGAACAATTAAGAttggaattagaagccaagaaggtagaactatctaagcagaaaatagatgaaggggtactggaatacccttcccaagaacctaatattaggatgcctcaaataccacctttctcagaacaagatgacatagcggcatatattacgagattcgagagtactgctactctctgtgactggccagtagattcttgggctactaggcttggcttactactgtcaggttcagcactaaacgtctattccactctaccctctgatgttatttctagttatagcctgctgaagaaagctatactccaggctttcaaaaaaactactcatcattacaggtcggagtttagacacattaaaataactcctcatcaaaattacatgcaattcttaacaacacttttcagattatttgattcgtggattgatagtgctgaggttgaccacgatttcgaatctttacgagacctgatggtaagagatcaattcctttcttctgtaaactctgacttacgaatattcattaaagaacgaaacgttcatacggctgcagaaatggcacaagctgctgatatatatgcgtgcgctcataataactaccctaaagagcgtagcagatataagcctgttgtgcctaagcaatctgagggatccaaaccctccgtacctaagaattccacggccttcacagtaaagtgtttcaactgtaatgagtggggtcatagacgtcccgactgtcctagaaaaaaaggtgaaaatgtcggtaaatgtttcactgaatcaaacataaacgcaccttttagtgaaggtacagtcaatggtatgaatgtatcaaccattcttagagacacaggatgttcctgtattgttatctcgagtaagcttttccctaacctagattcttcacgttataagtccactaaattaactgactatttaggaagaagcgattcttttccaacagtcagatgttttgttaggtgcaaatggttctcaggatgggtagatgctgtagttgccccgataacctcatgttctgttttggttgggaacatacaaggggctactttcccatctgagaaggactgtttggaatttggagtttccaaggaagggttggaacctaatatctctgtttcttcacagatagttccagatgagattcagttgggtaacctaaatcagagagctgatggttacaaaactccggtaacacctttagtaagtcagtcacttgaaCTGGACAACGCAGACGCCAGTGGGAAACTACGTGTGGCACAATCTATACAACAACTAGACTCGATTAACGTCgttaccagagctcagtctaag